The proteins below are encoded in one region of Paenarthrobacter ilicis:
- a CDS encoding glycoside hydrolase family 2 TIM barrel-domain containing protein: MIRNSFDRDWYVLRDGSAPDAVVGPVTVPHDAMLFEQRDPNTRNVGNTGYYPGGVYRYSKSFDAPEEWRDKTVTLEFEGVYHRSEVFVNGILAGGRPSGYALFHVALDEFLNYGTANTIEVIAHNADEPNGRWYTGSGIYRPVHLLVGEQTHIAPTGLRISTAALVGTTATVLATTTVFNREATARTLEVVTDLFDPQDALVATSRSSLAVPANGSATARQYMELSNAALWSPSTPQLHRATSRLVSDATTIDSAGEDFGIRMVTADARRGLRINGTPVKLRGAAIHHDNGVIGAHTLDAADERRIRILKESGFNAIRSAHNAASRSLLRACDRHGVLVMDELTDAWFRPKVLNDYSQNFVDWWERDLEALVANAFNHPSVIMYSIGNEIAETATPRGTEMNQRIADRARELDSTRLITNGINGFLNLISPQDEEKLAQKAAAARESGENPNKNLIGVLNLIIGILDRMLDRIVRLPAVDKRTRDAFGALDVAGYNYMTGRYELDAKLHPNRVIVGSETRAAHTVKIWKQIENLTHVIGDFAWTGWDYIGEAGLATKQYGTTKRSIYHPYPALLAGEPVIDITGFRQTQSYLNEIAWHLATGPHIAIEPVNHSGEKVVKTGWRATNSIPSWSWEGCEGREATVEVYADAALIELQLNGRTIESAKSGRDGDYLTKFTLPYQPGELTAIAYDDDDTEIKRHTLRSARESLRLQVQPETTTLVADGHDLAYVPIELTDNDGIVRPLADRTLEVTVEGPGTLLGFGTGEAITTEGFASSTHRTFNGRALAVIRAGHEPGDITVTVTAAGVEPMQVRIHTLSPEAEASADTLHTTASPALPTPTH; encoded by the coding sequence TTGATTAGAAATTCTTTCGACCGTGACTGGTACGTTCTGCGCGATGGCTCGGCGCCCGACGCTGTTGTGGGTCCTGTGACGGTCCCGCATGACGCCATGCTGTTCGAGCAGCGGGACCCCAACACACGCAATGTCGGCAATACGGGCTATTACCCAGGCGGCGTTTACCGCTACAGCAAATCGTTCGACGCACCCGAGGAGTGGCGCGATAAGACGGTCACCCTTGAGTTTGAGGGTGTCTATCACCGCTCCGAGGTCTTCGTGAACGGAATACTCGCCGGAGGGCGGCCATCGGGCTATGCCCTGTTCCACGTAGCTCTGGATGAGTTCCTCAACTACGGAACCGCGAACACGATCGAGGTCATCGCGCACAATGCTGATGAGCCCAATGGACGCTGGTACACCGGCAGCGGCATCTACCGTCCAGTCCACCTCCTGGTTGGCGAACAGACCCACATCGCACCGACAGGGCTGCGGATCTCCACCGCTGCCCTGGTCGGAACGACGGCCACGGTTCTTGCCACGACCACGGTCTTCAACCGCGAGGCCACCGCACGAACGCTGGAGGTTGTGACCGATCTCTTCGATCCGCAGGACGCTCTCGTGGCAACCTCCAGGAGCAGCCTGGCCGTCCCGGCCAACGGTTCAGCCACTGCCCGCCAGTACATGGAGCTCTCCAATGCAGCACTATGGTCTCCATCGACCCCCCAGCTGCATCGGGCAACGTCGCGCCTCGTCTCTGATGCGACCACAATCGACAGCGCCGGCGAAGACTTCGGGATCCGTATGGTCACCGCAGATGCCCGCCGGGGACTGCGGATCAACGGCACCCCGGTCAAACTCCGCGGAGCCGCAATCCATCACGACAACGGTGTGATCGGAGCTCATACTCTCGACGCTGCCGATGAGCGCAGGATCCGCATCCTGAAGGAAAGTGGCTTCAACGCCATCCGCAGCGCCCACAACGCCGCCTCGCGTTCACTCCTGCGGGCGTGTGACCGCCATGGTGTGCTGGTCATGGATGAACTCACGGACGCATGGTTCCGTCCCAAGGTCCTGAACGATTACAGCCAGAACTTTGTCGACTGGTGGGAGCGCGACCTCGAAGCCTTGGTCGCGAACGCGTTCAACCACCCCTCCGTGATCATGTACTCGATCGGGAACGAAATAGCAGAGACCGCAACACCGCGCGGTACTGAGATGAACCAACGCATTGCCGACCGCGCACGGGAACTGGACTCCACCCGCCTCATCACCAACGGCATCAACGGGTTCCTGAACCTCATCAGCCCACAGGACGAAGAGAAACTGGCACAAAAGGCCGCCGCGGCGCGTGAGAGCGGCGAGAACCCGAACAAGAACCTGATCGGAGTCCTGAACCTCATCATCGGCATCCTGGACCGCATGCTGGATCGGATCGTTCGGCTCCCCGCCGTCGACAAACGAACCCGGGATGCGTTCGGCGCCCTGGACGTCGCCGGATACAACTACATGACCGGCCGGTACGAGCTCGACGCGAAACTGCATCCCAACCGAGTGATCGTCGGCAGCGAAACCCGGGCCGCACACACCGTGAAAATCTGGAAGCAAATCGAGAACCTCACCCACGTAATCGGGGACTTCGCCTGGACAGGCTGGGACTACATCGGTGAAGCCGGGCTTGCCACCAAGCAATACGGCACCACCAAACGCTCCATCTACCACCCGTACCCTGCACTGCTTGCCGGTGAACCAGTCATTGACATCACCGGATTCAGGCAGACCCAGTCCTACCTCAATGAAATCGCCTGGCACCTGGCAACCGGCCCGCACATCGCGATCGAACCCGTCAACCACTCCGGCGAGAAGGTAGTCAAAACCGGATGGCGAGCGACGAACTCCATCCCCAGCTGGAGTTGGGAGGGCTGTGAGGGCCGCGAAGCAACTGTCGAGGTCTACGCCGACGCCGCCCTTATAGAGCTGCAACTGAACGGCAGGACCATCGAATCGGCGAAATCGGGCCGGGACGGTGACTACCTGACCAAATTCACCCTTCCATACCAGCCCGGCGAACTCACGGCCATCGCTTACGACGACGACGACACCGAAATCAAGCGCCACACGCTCCGCAGCGCCCGGGAAAGCCTTCGCCTCCAGGTACAACCGGAGACAACAACGCTGGTTGCAGACGGCCATGACCTCGCCTACGTTCCCATCGAACTGACCGACAACGACGGAATCGTGAGACCGCTGGCCGATCGCACCCTCGAAGTGACCGTCGAGGGCCCCGGCACACTGCTCGGCTTCGGAACCGGAGAGGCGATCACCACCGAAGGATTCGCCTCTTCCACCCACAGGACCTTCAACGGCCGTGCACTCGCCGTCATCCGCGCAGGACACGAACCCGGCGACATCACCGTCACAGTTACCGCCGCCGGCGTTGAACCCATGCAGGTACGGATCCACACACTCAGCCCCGAGGCTGAGGCATCAGCAGACACTCTTCACACAACCGCCTCACCCGCGCTGCCTACACCTACCCACTAA
- a CDS encoding TetR/AcrR family transcriptional regulator C-terminal domain-containing protein translates to MTIQAQDSTSSKGRKRGGPLRINQGMILRVARTMDPATLTMQAVADELGVDRKALNYHVTDREGLLRLLAADVFESTFTEGFGAYFDAAGGTVDADWKTAIRAWAVTVRDSMVSTNVVSNYFRLNSDNLAVFEPAELVLQHMIRAGFDLPTAGRGLAFVTHFAMAVGRDIIMEQQLGEHPQGPEVRRLLENAEDTGGYEAFRGLIALEINGPQDIQAQFEFEIDIFIAGMERRLDAAR, encoded by the coding sequence ATGACTATTCAGGCTCAGGACAGCACGAGTTCGAAGGGACGCAAACGCGGAGGCCCGCTGCGCATCAATCAGGGCATGATCCTCAGGGTTGCCCGCACCATGGACCCGGCGACGCTGACCATGCAGGCCGTCGCCGACGAGCTCGGCGTGGACCGTAAGGCCCTCAACTACCACGTGACGGACCGAGAAGGACTTCTCCGGCTCCTGGCCGCAGACGTCTTCGAATCAACTTTCACAGAGGGTTTCGGTGCATACTTTGATGCCGCCGGGGGAACCGTCGACGCTGACTGGAAAACGGCCATCCGGGCCTGGGCGGTGACAGTGCGGGACAGCATGGTCTCCACCAACGTGGTCAGTAACTACTTCCGGCTCAACAGCGACAATCTTGCTGTCTTCGAACCTGCTGAACTGGTCCTGCAGCACATGATCCGTGCCGGATTCGACCTCCCCACCGCAGGCAGGGGGCTTGCGTTCGTCACCCACTTCGCCATGGCTGTGGGCCGGGACATCATCATGGAGCAACAGCTTGGCGAACACCCGCAGGGACCTGAAGTGCGTCGGCTCCTCGAGAACGCTGAGGACACGGGAGGCTACGAAGCATTCCGGGGACTTATTGCCCTGGAGATCAATGGACCCCAGGACATCCAGGCTCAGTTCGAGTTCGAAATAGACATCTTCATCGCGGGGATGGAACGCCGCCTGGATGCGGCGCGATGA
- a CDS encoding flavin reductase family protein produces MFHAYPTDTWLGTQERTFPQSLSADEFKALFRGHPGGVAVITADAGEGPVALTVSSVVSVSADPPLLIFSVSALSSASKVLSRAETVVVHLLDAHDVHLAKFGATPGADRFDQTHRWSALATGEAVYDDARAWVRCAVINRMEVGTSTIIAVHALESRVMRDVGAGEPGDALVYHNRSWHRLGEHSKLEG; encoded by the coding sequence ATGTTTCACGCCTATCCCACCGACACATGGCTTGGGACTCAGGAGAGAACCTTCCCACAGTCCCTCTCGGCCGACGAATTCAAGGCACTGTTTCGTGGCCACCCGGGCGGAGTCGCCGTCATCACGGCCGACGCCGGCGAAGGACCGGTGGCCCTGACGGTGTCGTCGGTGGTGTCAGTGAGTGCGGATCCGCCGCTGCTGATTTTCTCAGTCTCGGCACTTTCCTCAGCGTCCAAGGTGCTGTCGCGGGCCGAAACCGTTGTGGTGCACCTGCTGGACGCGCACGACGTCCATTTGGCGAAGTTTGGAGCGACCCCCGGCGCCGACCGCTTTGACCAGACGCACCGCTGGTCGGCCCTTGCAACCGGCGAAGCGGTTTATGACGATGCCCGCGCCTGGGTGCGCTGCGCCGTCATCAATCGCATGGAGGTGGGGACCTCCACCATCATCGCCGTTCACGCCCTGGAGTCCCGCGTGATGCGTGATGTTGGAGCAGGCGAACCCGGCGACGCTCTGGTCTACCACAACCGTTCATGGCATCGTCTGGGCGAGCATTCCAAGCTTGAAGGCTGA
- a CDS encoding methionine synthase produces MNTLLPTTVVGSLPKPSWLAQPETLWSPWKLDEDTLIEGKQDALRIAIHEQSRRGIDIVSDGEQTRQHFVTTFIEHLSGVDFEQRKTVRIRDRYDASVPTVVGPVRRERPVFVDDAKFLRATTDKPIKWTLPGPMTMVDTLFDDHYKSREKLAWEFAAILNQEAKELEAAGVDIIQFDEPAFNVFLDEVKDWGVAALERAAEGLRAETAVHICYGYGIKANTDWKATLGSQWRQYEETFPLLQNSSIDIISLESQNSHVPMDLIELLRGKKVMLGAIDVASETIETPEEVADTLRKALQFVDADKLIPSSNCGMAPFPRDVALAKLSALSAGTRIVREELERSTPKAS; encoded by the coding sequence ATGAACACACTTTTGCCCACCACCGTTGTTGGAAGCCTGCCAAAACCATCGTGGCTCGCACAGCCGGAGACACTTTGGTCCCCGTGGAAGCTGGACGAAGATACGCTGATCGAGGGCAAGCAGGATGCGCTGCGCATTGCCATCCACGAGCAGAGCCGACGCGGTATCGACATCGTCAGCGACGGCGAACAAACCCGCCAGCACTTCGTCACCACCTTCATCGAGCACCTCAGCGGCGTCGACTTTGAACAGCGCAAGACCGTGCGCATCCGCGACCGCTACGACGCGAGCGTGCCGACCGTCGTCGGACCGGTGCGCCGCGAGCGGCCGGTATTCGTTGACGACGCGAAGTTCCTCCGCGCAACCACCGACAAGCCGATCAAGTGGACCCTCCCCGGCCCCATGACCATGGTGGACACTCTTTTCGATGACCACTACAAGAGCCGCGAGAAGCTGGCCTGGGAGTTCGCTGCGATCCTCAACCAAGAAGCGAAAGAGCTGGAGGCGGCCGGCGTGGACATCATCCAGTTCGACGAGCCCGCGTTCAATGTCTTCCTCGATGAAGTAAAGGACTGGGGTGTAGCTGCGCTTGAGAGGGCGGCAGAGGGACTGCGTGCCGAAACCGCCGTGCATATCTGTTACGGCTACGGGATCAAGGCGAACACTGACTGGAAGGCGACGCTCGGCTCACAGTGGCGGCAGTACGAGGAAACGTTCCCGCTGCTCCAGAACTCCAGCATCGACATTATTTCGCTGGAATCCCAGAACTCCCATGTGCCCATGGACCTCATCGAGCTCCTGCGCGGCAAGAAGGTCATGCTCGGGGCGATCGACGTGGCAAGCGAGACCATCGAAACCCCGGAGGAAGTGGCCGACACCCTCCGCAAGGCACTGCAGTTCGTTGATGCGGACAAGCTCATCCCCAGCTCCAACTGCGGTATGGCACCGTTCCCCCGCGATGTCGCCCTGGCCAAACTGAGTGCCCTCAGCGCAGGGACGCGAATCGTTCGCGAGGAACTCGAGCGCTCCACCCCCAAGGCGTCTTAG